From one Cyanobacterium stanieri PCC 7202 genomic stretch:
- a CDS encoding pyridoxamine 5'-phosphate oxidase-related FMN-binding protein (TIGRFAM: PPOX class probable FMN-dependent enzyme, alr4036 family~COGs: COG5135 conserved hypothetical protein~InterPro IPR011576~KEGG: cyc:PCC7424_1590 pyridoxamine 5'-phosphate oxidase-related, FMN-binding~PFAM: pyridoxamine 5'-phosphate oxidase-related FMN-binding~SPTR: Putative uncharacterized protein), protein MTNNIAPWRSPLAKALHLNRSKPFSRYFQLATVTPEGLPSNRTVVFRGFYNDTNWLQIITDIRSEKYQHLQQQSRSEICWYFTKTREQFRIDGHIQIITHQEEEKIMLNARQEVWEKLSDNAKIQFSWANPGEKLNNESAITPENLDNPLDTFCLLLFKPQKVDHLLLKGNPQHRYLYQLDTQHNWIMTAINP, encoded by the coding sequence ATGACTAATAATATAGCACCGTGGCGATCGCCCTTAGCCAAAGCACTACATTTGAATAGGTCAAAACCCTTCAGTCGTTATTTTCAACTGGCCACCGTCACCCCCGAAGGATTACCAAGCAATCGTACAGTAGTTTTTCGAGGGTTTTATAATGATACCAACTGGCTACAAATCATTACCGACATCAGAAGCGAAAAATATCAGCATCTCCAACAACAATCCCGAAGCGAAATCTGTTGGTACTTTACCAAAACCAGAGAACAATTTAGGATAGATGGTCATATTCAGATTATCACCCACCAAGAAGAAGAAAAAATAATGCTCAATGCCCGTCAAGAAGTATGGGAAAAGTTAAGCGATAACGCCAAAATTCAATTTAGCTGGGCAAACCCCGGAGAAAAGCTCAATAATGAATCTGCCATAACTCCTGAGAATCTTGATAATCCTCTCGATACCTTTTGCTTATTACTGTTTAAACCCCAAAAAGTAGATCATCTCCTACTCAAAGGCAATCCCCAACATAGATATTTATATCAGTTGGACACACAACATAACTGGATAATGACCGCCATAAACCCATAA